Proteins co-encoded in one Saprospira grandis genomic window:
- a CDS encoding FMN-binding protein, with protein sequence MQSNTQIYLYVLKLTGVIAIVLSLLFNSLNPMFLKNKETAKKKAILSCIPGQDMSADVQSVFDQKVKISILDANGNILFAQEKSAAESETEIKAALDKLNERGQGVKYSKLADIDLASEEKFAAENRVYPIYKYEGDEGKNYFVLAVRGNGLWDKIWGYVALEYADKWQVAGVNFDHKGETPGLGAEIKDNADFKAQFENKQIFNEAGDYVSVQVLKKNIKHPEYQVKAISGATVTCDSVSEMMQRGIGNYLPYIKGLQSADNKAIGQR encoded by the coding sequence ATGCAAAGTAATACTCAAATCTATTTGTATGTGCTCAAGCTAACTGGAGTTATTGCCATTGTGCTTTCGCTCTTGTTCAATAGTTTGAACCCTATGTTCTTGAAGAACAAAGAAACCGCTAAGAAAAAAGCAATTCTTAGCTGTATCCCTGGCCAAGATATGTCTGCCGATGTGCAGTCTGTCTTTGACCAAAAAGTGAAGATTTCTATCTTGGATGCCAATGGCAATATTCTCTTCGCTCAAGAGAAGTCGGCCGCAGAATCTGAAACAGAAATTAAAGCCGCTCTCGATAAACTCAATGAACGTGGCCAAGGCGTAAAGTATAGCAAACTCGCCGATATTGACCTCGCTTCAGAAGAGAAGTTCGCCGCTGAAAATCGCGTCTATCCTATCTATAAATATGAAGGAGACGAAGGCAAAAACTACTTTGTACTTGCTGTTCGTGGAAACGGACTCTGGGACAAAATCTGGGGCTATGTCGCTCTAGAGTATGCCGACAAATGGCAGGTGGCCGGTGTAAACTTTGACCACAAAGGAGAAACGCCCGGTCTTGGTGCCGAAATTAAAGATAATGCCGACTTCAAAGCTCAATTTGAAAATAAGCAGATCTTTAACGAAGCGGGCGATTATGTGTCTGTACAAGTGCTAAAGAAAAATATCAAACATCCCGAATATCAAGTAAAGGCCATCTCTGGCGCTACAGTTACTTGTGATAGTGTGTCTGAAATGATGCAGCGCGGTATCGGCAATTATTTGCCCTACATTAAAGGCCTTCAATCTGCCGATAATAAAGCAATCGGACAGCGCTAA
- a CDS encoding NADH:ubiquinone reductase (Na(+)-transporting) subunit D, whose protein sequence is MAQDTQQLAEAEKKEPAFGFGKEERQLLTDPLNDNNPITVQVLGICSALAVTSQVYPSLIMAVALIFVTSFSNLIISMLRNSIPGSIRMIVQLLVIAGLVQVVEIVLGAFAYSAYESLAVFIGLIITNCIVMGRLEAFAMANKPWRSFLDGLGNGIGYGVVLVAMAIVRELFGKGSFMGWKVMPDAYIANNLMVLPAASLFIIGIFIWIQRSLNPKLVDVS, encoded by the coding sequence ATGGCTCAAGATACACAACAGCTAGCCGAGGCGGAGAAGAAAGAACCCGCCTTTGGCTTCGGTAAAGAGGAACGTCAATTACTGACGGACCCCCTTAACGATAATAACCCCATTACCGTACAGGTTTTGGGCATCTGCTCGGCCCTAGCGGTTACCTCTCAGGTTTATCCTTCGCTAATTATGGCTGTAGCTCTCATTTTTGTTACTTCTTTCTCTAACCTGATTATCTCGATGCTCCGCAATAGCATCCCCGGCTCAATCCGTATGATTGTCCAACTTCTCGTTATTGCAGGCCTCGTTCAGGTAGTAGAAATCGTTCTCGGTGCTTTTGCTTATAGCGCCTACGAAAGCTTGGCCGTATTTATCGGTCTTATTATTACTAACTGTATCGTAATGGGACGCCTAGAGGCTTTCGCTATGGCCAACAAGCCTTGGCGCTCTTTCCTCGATGGTCTCGGTAACGGTATTGGCTATGGTGTCGTCCTCGTCGCTATGGCTATTGTACGTGAACTCTTTGGAAAAGGAAGTTTTATGGGCTGGAAAGTTATGCCCGATGCCTATATCGCCAATAACCTAATGGTGCTACCCGCGGCTTCTCTTTTCATTATCGGCATCTTTATTTGGATTCAGCGTAGCTTGAACCCCAAACTTGTCGATGTATCTTAG
- the nqrE gene encoding NADH:ubiquinone reductase (Na(+)-transporting) subunit E → MDALNVFIKAAFIDNMILAYFLGMCSYLAVSKTVKTAFGLGLAVIFVLGITVPINWLLNTYILQDGAIVEGVSLVFLRLILFIAVIASMVQLVEMIIEKVSPSLYNSLGIFLPLITVNCSILGGSLFMVSREYEFGTSVSFGLGAGLGFFLAIVAIAAIREKLKTAAIPPALRGLGMAFILTGLMGLAFMSLMGIDPAAFN, encoded by the coding sequence ATGGATGCGTTGAACGTATTTATCAAAGCGGCCTTTATCGATAACATGATCCTAGCCTATTTCCTAGGAATGTGCTCTTATCTAGCCGTATCGAAAACTGTAAAAACAGCCTTCGGTCTCGGCCTCGCCGTTATCTTTGTTCTCGGTATTACCGTGCCTATCAACTGGCTACTCAATACATATATTCTCCAAGATGGAGCTATCGTAGAAGGCGTAAGCCTCGTATTTTTGCGCCTGATCCTCTTTATCGCTGTTATCGCCTCTATGGTGCAGCTGGTAGAAATGATTATCGAGAAGGTCTCGCCCTCTCTCTATAACTCCCTGGGGATCTTCCTGCCGCTCATTACCGTAAACTGCTCGATCCTCGGTGGATCTCTCTTTATGGTATCTAGAGAGTATGAGTTTGGTACTTCTGTATCTTTTGGCCTCGGTGCCGGACTTGGGTTCTTCCTCGCTATTGTCGCTATCGCCGCAATCCGAGAAAAACTCAAAACCGCCGCTATTCCCCCCGCTCTCCGCGGCCTGGGTATGGCCTTTATCCTTACAGGCCTAATGGGCCTTGCCTTTATGAGCCTCATGGGTATCGATCCTGCGGCTTTTAACTAA
- the nqrF gene encoding NADH:ubiquinone reductase (Na(+)-transporting) subunit F: MEIIIPIILAVIVFSVLILFMSAGLISARKKLLPQGDVKIKVNGEKTFEAKPGGTLLGVLSSQSVFLPSACGGGGTCAMCRCQVDNGGGDILPTELNHISRKDAQDNWRLACQVKVRGDMEIRVPEEIFGIQKWECTVVSNYNVASFIKEFVVRLPEGEEMNFDPGGYIQIDVPKITVDYKNIDIEAHPEHHGDDPNKFQDEWDTYKLWDLQMVNDEPQFRAYSMANHPAEGNIVMLNIRIATPPFKFKQVDGKRVWDGYQDINPGVCSSYIFNQKPGDKVVVSGPYGEFHIKPTKKEMVYIGGGAGMAPLRSHLFHLFHTLKTTDRKVSFWYGGRTRRELFYIEQFREIEKQFPNFRFYVALDNPLPEDNWQVKENIDADGDGFKGFIMPVCYEQYLKDHPEPEEIEYYFCGPPMMNKSVVDTLDRLGVPEENISFDDFGG, from the coding sequence ATGGAAATTATTATTCCTATCATACTGGCAGTCATTGTCTTTTCGGTACTCATTCTCTTTATGTCTGCCGGATTGATCTCTGCCCGTAAAAAACTTCTCCCTCAAGGAGATGTCAAGATTAAGGTAAATGGCGAGAAAACATTTGAGGCTAAACCCGGCGGAACACTCCTCGGTGTGCTCTCTAGCCAAAGTGTTTTCCTCCCCTCTGCCTGTGGTGGTGGTGGTACCTGTGCCATGTGCCGCTGTCAAGTAGATAACGGCGGTGGTGATATCCTCCCTACCGAACTTAACCACATTTCTCGTAAAGATGCACAAGATAACTGGCGCTTGGCTTGCCAAGTGAAGGTCCGCGGCGATATGGAAATCCGTGTCCCCGAAGAAATCTTCGGTATCCAAAAATGGGAGTGTACTGTTGTCTCTAACTATAATGTAGCCTCTTTTATTAAGGAGTTTGTAGTCCGCCTCCCAGAAGGCGAAGAGATGAACTTCGACCCAGGTGGATATATTCAAATCGATGTGCCCAAAATTACTGTGGATTACAAAAATATCGATATTGAAGCCCACCCCGAACACCATGGCGATGACCCCAATAAGTTCCAAGATGAATGGGATACTTACAAACTTTGGGACCTCCAAATGGTGAACGATGAACCACAGTTCCGCGCTTACTCTATGGCTAACCACCCCGCAGAAGGGAATATCGTAATGCTTAACATCCGTATCGCTACACCTCCTTTCAAGTTTAAGCAGGTTGATGGCAAACGCGTATGGGACGGCTACCAAGATATTAATCCCGGTGTCTGCTCTTCTTATATCTTTAACCAGAAACCTGGCGATAAGGTAGTGGTTTCAGGCCCCTACGGTGAGTTCCATATCAAACCCACCAAAAAGGAAATGGTCTACATCGGTGGTGGTGCAGGTATGGCGCCTCTGCGCTCTCACCTCTTCCACCTCTTCCACACCCTCAAAACAACCGACCGTAAGGTGTCTTTCTGGTATGGTGGACGTACCCGCCGAGAACTTTTCTATATTGAGCAGTTCCGCGAAATCGAAAAGCAGTTCCCTAACTTCCGCTTCTATGTGGCTCTCGATAACCCCTTGCCCGAAGATAACTGGCAGGTCAAAGAAAATATCGATGCCGATGGCGATGGCTTCAAAGGTTTTATTATGCCCGTTTGCTACGAGCAATACCTTAAAGACCATCCAGAACCAGAAGAAATTGAGTACTATTTCTGTGGCCCTCCCATGATGAACAAATCTGTGGTAGATACCCTAGACCGCCTAGGGGTGCCAGAAGAAAATATCTCTTTTGATGACTTTGGTGGCTAA